GGTAAGGAGAAGATCGTCTGGGTAGATGGACGGGACCTGGCAGCTAACACCGAAATCCTTTTGCTGGTCTACCATCTGAACTTTACTTGCATTCTGATCAGAAGGAGGGATCTGGACAAGTTTAAAGCGCCTAAAAGGATGAACTTTGTGATTGAAATAGAAAAGAAAGAAGATCTCAAAGAGCTTCCAGCGCAATGCATTGTTTTTTCCTCTTCGTCAGAATTACTCAACCTGGCGGCTAAGGCCGGTCATAAAACGGCGGTTTTATGCAAAATCGAAGACGAAGCATCCATGAATTTTGCCTGGAAGGAAGGGATGAATTATGACTACCTTATCGCTGAATTTACCTCTGCCACCAATATTCCGCTGGAGCTGCTGATTGCAAAACTCCAGCCCACGAACACCGTGCTGATTAAGAAAATATATTCTGTACAGGAAGCAGATGTAGTATTTGGTGTAATGGAAGCTGGTAGTGATGGAGTATTGTTTACCAGTGAAATAGTCAGTGATTTTGTTAAACTGGACCAGCTTTTACAGAAACAGAGTGTAGGTAAACTCAAGTTAGTGAAGGCATTAGTTACATCAGTACAACACGCGGGTATGGGGTTCCGGGCCTGTGTGGATACAACCAGTCTGCTCAGACAAAATGAAGGAATGCTGATAGGGTCTACCAGTGACGGCGGACTGCTGGTAAGTTCAGAAACCCACTATCTCCCTTATATGGATCTACGCCCATTCCGGGTTAATGCGGGCGCTGTTCATTCCTATATCTGGTGCCCTGATTCCAAAACGGCCTACATCACAGAATTAAAAGGTGGTTCGAGAGTTACCTGCGTGGATACAGAAGGAAATACACGCGAAGTGGTAGTCGGACGTGTGAAAACAGAGGTGCGTCCGCTATTGAAAATAGAAGTAATGGCCGAGAATAGATTGATAAATGCATTTGTGCAGGACGATTGGCATATCAGGATTTTTGGAGGAAAAGGGGAGCCGCTAAATGCATCCTGCATTAAAGAAGGAGATGAGTTGCTGGCATATATCTGTGAAAGGGGAAGACATGTAGGTATTAAGATTGATGAGAGTATCGAGGAAAAGTAATTCGCCTTAAATGACAATATAAATTCACTTTATGAACGGTAAATTGCTAAGATTAAATCATGTTTTCAAAGGCCATGAGAAAAAAGCCTGTATTGTGCCAATTGATCATGGTACTACATTAGGTCCGATTCCCGGTCTGAGGAATTGTACAGGTCTTATCGGGCAACTGATAGACGGAGGTGCGGACGCTATCGTATTACATAAAGGTATCCTGGCGCGTGCGCTCAGCGAGTGCGAGCTGTTACGTGGCACTTACCTGCTGCATTTATCGGCGTCAACCTGCCTGGGTAATTCGCAATCTTATAAGGTCACTGTAGGAAGTGTTGAGGAGGGCCTGCAAATGGGAGCCTCGGGAATTTCTATTCATGTGAACCTTGGAACAGCCGAAGAGCCCGAAATGCTCCGGGAGTTTGGGCGAATTGCTACAGAATGTTATCGCTGGGGAATGCCGTTGCTGGCTATGATGTATGTAGACAACTGTAAGCATGACACCCGGAAGATTGCGCACGCCGCAAGGTTAGCCCAGGAAATTGGCGCGGATATGGTGAAAGTTGACTACCCTGGTTCCGGCGACAAACTACAAGAGGTAATCCAGGGGGTACAAATTCCGGTGCTGATTGCAGGTGGTTCCAAAAGTGACAGCCCCGGTGATATCCTTATGATGATATATCATGCTATGCTGGCTGGCGCTTCCGGCGTATCGATTGGGAGAAATATTTTTCAGCATAGTAACCCCGGGTTAATGACACGGATGGTGAGCAATCTGGTTCATCATGGCTGGCAGGTAGAAGAATGTATCGAAAGCCTGAACAGGGAACTATTGGAAATATGAACAAAGGGAAATTTATACTGCTCCGTGATGCAGGCCGGACGTTATTCTTTTTACTCTGCACTTTGTTGTTGGGGCAACACGCTTCGGCAACCTATTCCGGAACAATCGATAGTCTTGTACGGGAGCAGATGAAAGAAGGCAAAATACCAGGGCTTACATTGGTAATTATACAGGATGGCCGGGAAAGTATTTATACGTTCGGCTATGCAGATATGCGTACAAAAAAAAAAGTAGTACCTGCAACTCTTTTTGAGCTGGCCTCCTGCAGCAAGGCGTTTACCGCGCTGGCTATATTACGCCTTTCAAGAGAAGGGAAAATAAAGCTGCAGGATCCGGTTTCGGTTTATCTGCCCTGGTTGAAATTTTTTTACAAAGGAAAACCGGCGGTTGTAACTATTGCCCAATTGCTGCACCATACAAGCGGAATTCCCTGGTATACAATTTCAGATATTCCTCCCGGCAATGAGCCTGATGCATTGGAGAAAACTGTGCAGCAGTTTAATAATATCTCGCTTCAGGCAATACCCGGAGAGGCGTTTCACTATGCTACGGTTAATTATGATATTTTAGGTCTCATCATCGCCATCGTCAGCGGCGTATCTTATGAAACATATCTGACAAATCAGGTACTGTCACCATTGGGGCTGCATCATACCTTTGTGGGGCGCGACCAGGTATCTGGCGGATATTCAATAGCTCAGGGGCATAAAATTAGCTTTTTTAAAGCAAGAGCTTATCAACCGCCGTGGTTTAAAGGAAATAATCCTGCAGGATATATAGTCACGGATGGTCCGGATATGGTACGGTGGCTGAATTTGCAGATGGGGCTTATTCATACGGAACTGGATACCGAGATTGCGGTGTCACACCTTCGTGACGAAAGCGTACCACCTGGCAGCAATCTTTCTTATGCAGATGGATGGCTCGTTTCCCTGCGTGGCGATAGCATAATTTATCATGATGGAGTAAACCCCAACTTTACCTCTTATGTAGGTTTTATTACCAGGAAGAAATCCGGAGTGGTCGTTCTGGCTAACTCAAACAGTACCTTTACCCGTGTATTGGGAAATCAGCTTTTATCTCTGCTGGATAAAGGCACAGTACCAACCGATATTTATCCGGAAGGGGATAATGATAAATCATTTGCAACGATATCAATCGCCTTGTTTTTCTATCTGTTAATTACTTTGCTATTTACCGGATATATTGTTAGCGGTATTGTCAGGAAGAAAAGAAAATACAAGGAGTGGCGCAGAAAAGAGAGCATATCGGTACTGTTGCTCTTTGCCGCTGTATTGCCGTGTTTGGCAGGTATTTATTTGATTCCTCAGGCTTATATGCATTTTTCCTGGCAGGCAATCAGAGTGTGGGGGCCTGATAGTCTGCAGGTAATGATGGTACTCTTGCTGTCATGTATAGGGTTTTCCTGCGGTAATGCAGTACTGAGTCTTTTATTTCCTGATCCGGATAAGTATCTCAAAGTGATTCCTCAAACGCTGATCGTGAGCATCTTATCAGGAATAGCCAACATGGTATTGATACTGCTGATCTCTTCAGCAGCTGGAAATAGGGAGAATCTCCCCTTTATCCTTTTCTATTTTGCACTCTCCGTGATGATATATCTTACAGGAAGAAGTTATATACAGCGGACACTCATTGGATTTACACGAAAACTGGTGCATGAGATACGGATTGATATGGTAGGAAAGATATTGTCATCTTCCTATGAGAAATTTGAGAAAATAGAAAATGGACGCGTACTTGCTACTATCAACGGTGATATTTACGTGATAGGAAATATCGCCTATATGGCCATTTCGCTGGCTACAAGTATCATCACCGTGACCGGCGCGTTCCTTTATCTTTCAGTCATTGCTTTCTGGGCTACTATGGTTACTGCAGTACTGGTATGCCTGATTTCAACTGTATATTATTTCTTTAGCAAAAGTACTCGCCCTTTGTTCGAAGAGGCCAGGGATGCCGGTAATGTGCTAATGGATTTTATGACGGATCTTATTACCGGCTACAAAGAGATTAGCCTGAACAGAAGAAAGAAACTGGAATTCCGTGAAGATATCAGCGATTGCTCCGAAGGGCTTCGTGCAAAAATAATGAAGGCGGAAACCAATTTTATTTACGCATTCCTCGTAGGTGAATTGCTGTTGATCTTGTTATTAGGGACTTCCGCCTTTGCACTGCCTGTGTTATTTCCAGCCATTAAACTACCGGTCATCATGAGTTTTATTATGATACTGTTATATCTTATTGGACCTATCAATGGTATTTTAAGATCTATACCGGAAATAATGCAATTCAAAATTGCCTGGGACAGAATAAAAGTATTCCTGGAAGAACTACCCTCAGACTTGTCAATTGACGAACCAATGCTCCTTACTATCACAGGTAAGCCGGATAGCTTTCAGGCAGACGGAGTCCGATTCCTGTACGACACAGGAACCACGCCGTCTTTTAGTGTAGGCCCGGTGTCATTTGAACTGAACAAAGGTGAAATTCTATTTATTACAGGTGGCAACGGGAGTGGGAAAAGTACATTGGCTAAAATGCTCACCGGACTTTATAAGCCATCAACCGGTGTTATCAGGATCAATAATCAGGTAGTCCCTGCTGTCGAGCTGGGAGAATATTTCTCCGTAGTCTTCTCACCGGTACATCTTTTCAAAAAGTTATATTCAGTAACGATAGATGGAAGAGAGAAGGAGATTTTTCGATATCTGGAAGAGTTGGATCTCAGTCATAAAGTAAGTATCCGTAACATGACATTTGATACACTTGACTTGTCGAATGGACAATTAAAAAGATTAGCGCTGCTGCAGTGTTATCTGGAAGATAAACCCATTTATCTGTTTGATGAATGGGCCGCTGACCAGGACCCGGAATACCGGAAATTTTTCTATCGTACCCTGCTTCCAAAAATGAAATTACAGAATAAGATTATTATCGCTATTACTCACGATGATCACTACTTCGATGTTGCTGATAAGATCCTGAAGCTAAATATGGGTAAAGTGGAGAGCCTCATGACGAAAGGTTTAACTGACACACTTGCCCCTGCAAAATAGTAATTAACAAATAAAATAAACATCTATGGAAACATCGACTCTTGAAAGAACGGAGATCTTTCACACAGATTTTAATCTGGATAAGAAGGATAATCTCCATGATATCCCGGAAAACGCCGCTGTTTTTGGAATTTTTGCAATCGTAGACAATGAACCGGTAAACTGCCGGTACATAGGATATACAAAAAATCTACGGCTGGAAATCCGGAATATGTTCGAAAATCCATCGTCCGAAGGCCTTAAACATTTCATGCAGGGCCCCTGGATTCAGTTACTGATGTACGAGCTTAAACCAATTGCAACAGAAGAAGAAATACAGCAGCTACAGTCTGAGTGGGAAGGCCGTTATAAGCCGAATATTGATGCTGATGGCGAGTATCCTGGCTATTACGATTACTGATGGTCTCGTAAAAACAACAACCTATTGATTCACATAAATTTTATATCAGCATGATACAACTTGGAAATGTCCGGGAAATTAATACAGTAAAGCAGCATCTGGACCAGCTGAAATCCGAAGGGGTAATTACGCAATGGGAATTGCCATATGAACAAATCCTTACGCGTCTTACGGCCGCCATATTTTTTGTTTCGCTGGCAGACCAGGACGACGAATCTGTGTGGAAAGAGATGGAGAAATATCCAATGTTTTCCTATCGTAAAAATGAAGAAAAGCAACTGTCACTACTGGACTGGAGTATGACCTTTAATAAAGGCTTTGAGCTTTGATCTGGTTATTAAAAGAATATACAAATGAAAGATGAGTTAATTGAAATACTATCCGTTCCCGGACCGGTGGCCTGTATTCGGCCTGAAAAATCATGGCAGGCATTGCAACAATGTATTCATAGAAACTATGTACATCTTTTATTTGAAAAGTCCGGTACAGAATTGAGTATGCAGTTATTTCAGCCGGAATGCAGGCTGGAGACGCCCGATTCCGGGGTAGGCATGATACGGTTGGTTGGCATGCTGACTGTTAATTACCAACAGGTAAAATGTGTCGCTGACATCAATTCGGCCAGCTGTGAAGGCACGGGATATTTAACAATCGTCAGTCCGGACACCTATCAGCAAATGTTCTGCAAATAATACTTCGATCGCCCTGTAAAAGACACACTAATGAGTCAATTAAGATTGTTCTGCTTTCCTTATGCCGGCGGATCGGCAATGATTTATCAGAAATGGAGCCGCTACCTGCTGCCGGATATATTACTCAGGCCTGTAGAGCTTGCGGGTAGGGGGAAAAGGATAAATGAAGAAATGTATGATAACGTCCAGGTGGCTGCGGATGATGTATTTCATATAATCAAAGATGAGATCGTAATGGGGCCATATGCTTTTTTCGGACACAGTATGGGCGGTATGTTTGCCTATGAGGTGGCACAAAAAATACGGACAGAAGGTCTGCCAGGACCTTCTCACATTTTCTTCTCAGCCCGAAGACCACCACATCTTGGTAAAGACGAGGAAAAGAAATATCACCTGATGGAAACGGATGTTTTCAAAAGAGAGATCATTAACCTGGGAGGAACGCCGGCAGAATTCTTTGACCATCCCGAGCTGATGGAACTTTATCTGCCATTGTTGAAAAACGATTTTAAACTCTCGGAAACGGATCTCTTTGATGGAACTATATATCCACTAGACTGCAGTATTACAGTTCTTTCGGGAAAGGAGGATGAGCTGACTGATGCTGATTGCGAAGCATGGGAAAGGCATACCAACCAGGAATGTACTATCCATTATTTTGAAGGGGGGCATTTTTTTATCAAAGATTATATAGAAGGTATTACCGGAATTATTAATAGTACACTTAGTGCCCATCGTCTATAACACTTGCCGATCAGAAAATATTCAATTATTTAACGGAGTTACGACATGAAAAATTTATTAAGTTTCAGCGACCTTCATCTGAATCCTGACTTCTTCTGTTTCTCGCACCTGAGATGGGATTTTGTTTTTCAGCGCCCGCAGCATTTAATGAATCGTTTCGCAGAAAACAGCCGGGTGTTTTTTATGGAGGAATATGTCATCGACGACACTACAGATCCGTTTATGGAACTGCGAACGCCAGCACCCAACTTATGTGTGGCTACGCCACATGTAAAACCCGGGATGACAGCTGACGAAATAGATAGTTGCCTTAAGTTATTCCTTGATCAGCTGATGCAAAAGTATATAGTCCGGGATTATGTCTCCTGGTATTATACTCCTATGGCACTTTCCTGGAGTAGTCATCTGCAACCTTCCGTCATGGTATATGATTGTATGGATGAATTGTCGTTGTTTAAATTTGCCCCTGTTGAATTAACGCAAAGAGAAAAAACACTGATGTCTTTGGCGGATATTGTGTTTACCGGCGGAGAAAGCTTGTATCGCCTGAAGCGTAGCCAACATCCCAGGGTATATGCTTTCCCCAGCAGCATTGATCAGGAGCATTTTGCAAAAGCCCGTCAGCCATTACCGGAACCTTTGGATCAGCAACCCATCCCTTATCCACGACTTGGGTTCTTTGGCGTATTAGATGAAAGGCTGGACATTCCTTTGCTAACGGAAATGGCTGCGTTAAGGCCATCATGGCACTTTGTACTTACAGGGCCTGTAGTTAAAATAGAGAAAGAATCGCTGCCTCAGGCGCCTAATATTCACTATACTGGTATGAAAACATATAATGAATTGCCTGCGTATATCAGCAATTGGAACGTGGCCCTGATACTCTTTGCATTAAATGACTCGACACGTTTTATTAGCCCGACCAAGACGCCGGAATACCTGGCAGCAGGGAAGCCGGTAGTATCAACTCCCATTCATGATATTATCGCTACCTACGGAGAAAAAGGACTGGTACATATTGCCGGTGATACGGCCGGATTTATCGCAGCCATTGAAGCCGCACTTTTGCAGGACAGGGATAAAAACTGGCTGAAACCAGTAGATGAATATCTGTCCGGAATTTCCTGGAATCAGACCTGGGCAGATATGGTACATCTTATATGTCAGATATTGATAGAAAAAAGTCCAGAGAATAAACCGGTAAATCTGAGTTCTTATGTATGATTATGCAATTATAGGCGCCGGATTCGCGGGCAGTGTACTGGCGGAGCGATTGGCATCAGACGCAACTAAGAAGGTGTTGCTGGTAGATAAACGAAATCATATTGCGGGCAATGCCTACGATTATTATAATGAGAATGGCATCCTCGTTCATAAATATGGCCCGCATATTTTTCATACCAACTCTCCGGATGTATATGAG
The genomic region above belongs to Chitinophaga sp. 180180018-3 and contains:
- a CDS encoding 3-dehydroquinate synthase II; the protein is MSGKKNGKEKIVWVDGRDLAANTEILLLVYHLNFTCILIRRRDLDKFKAPKRMNFVIEIEKKEDLKELPAQCIVFSSSSELLNLAAKAGHKTAVLCKIEDEASMNFAWKEGMNYDYLIAEFTSATNIPLELLIAKLQPTNTVLIKKIYSVQEADVVFGVMEAGSDGVLFTSEIVSDFVKLDQLLQKQSVGKLKLVKALVTSVQHAGMGFRACVDTTSLLRQNEGMLIGSTSDGGLLVSSETHYLPYMDLRPFRVNAGAVHSYIWCPDSKTAYITELKGGSRVTCVDTEGNTREVVVGRVKTEVRPLLKIEVMAENRLINAFVQDDWHIRIFGGKGEPLNASCIKEGDELLAYICERGRHVGIKIDESIEEK
- a CDS encoding 2-amino-3,7-dideoxy-D-threo-hept-6-ulosonate synthase, with translation MNGKLLRLNHVFKGHEKKACIVPIDHGTTLGPIPGLRNCTGLIGQLIDGGADAIVLHKGILARALSECELLRGTYLLHLSASTCLGNSQSYKVTVGSVEEGLQMGASGISIHVNLGTAEEPEMLREFGRIATECYRWGMPLLAMMYVDNCKHDTRKIAHAARLAQEIGADMVKVDYPGSGDKLQEVIQGVQIPVLIAGGSKSDSPGDILMMIYHAMLAGASGVSIGRNIFQHSNPGLMTRMVSNLVHHGWQVEECIESLNRELLEI
- a CDS encoding cyclic peptide export ABC transporter, translating into MNKGKFILLRDAGRTLFFLLCTLLLGQHASATYSGTIDSLVREQMKEGKIPGLTLVIIQDGRESIYTFGYADMRTKKKVVPATLFELASCSKAFTALAILRLSREGKIKLQDPVSVYLPWLKFFYKGKPAVVTIAQLLHHTSGIPWYTISDIPPGNEPDALEKTVQQFNNISLQAIPGEAFHYATVNYDILGLIIAIVSGVSYETYLTNQVLSPLGLHHTFVGRDQVSGGYSIAQGHKISFFKARAYQPPWFKGNNPAGYIVTDGPDMVRWLNLQMGLIHTELDTEIAVSHLRDESVPPGSNLSYADGWLVSLRGDSIIYHDGVNPNFTSYVGFITRKKSGVVVLANSNSTFTRVLGNQLLSLLDKGTVPTDIYPEGDNDKSFATISIALFFYLLITLLFTGYIVSGIVRKKRKYKEWRRKESISVLLLFAAVLPCLAGIYLIPQAYMHFSWQAIRVWGPDSLQVMMVLLLSCIGFSCGNAVLSLLFPDPDKYLKVIPQTLIVSILSGIANMVLILLISSAAGNRENLPFILFYFALSVMIYLTGRSYIQRTLIGFTRKLVHEIRIDMVGKILSSSYEKFEKIENGRVLATINGDIYVIGNIAYMAISLATSIITVTGAFLYLSVIAFWATMVTAVLVCLISTVYYFFSKSTRPLFEEARDAGNVLMDFMTDLITGYKEISLNRRKKLEFREDISDCSEGLRAKIMKAETNFIYAFLVGELLLILLLGTSAFALPVLFPAIKLPVIMSFIMILLYLIGPINGILRSIPEIMQFKIAWDRIKVFLEELPSDLSIDEPMLLTITGKPDSFQADGVRFLYDTGTTPSFSVGPVSFELNKGEILFITGGNGSGKSTLAKMLTGLYKPSTGVIRINNQVVPAVELGEYFSVVFSPVHLFKKLYSVTIDGREKEIFRYLEELDLSHKVSIRNMTFDTLDLSNGQLKRLALLQCYLEDKPIYLFDEWAADQDPEYRKFFYRTLLPKMKLQNKIIIAITHDDHYFDVADKILKLNMGKVESLMTKGLTDTLAPAK
- a CDS encoding thioesterase domain-containing protein codes for the protein MSQLRLFCFPYAGGSAMIYQKWSRYLLPDILLRPVELAGRGKRINEEMYDNVQVAADDVFHIIKDEIVMGPYAFFGHSMGGMFAYEVAQKIRTEGLPGPSHIFFSARRPPHLGKDEEKKYHLMETDVFKREIINLGGTPAEFFDHPELMELYLPLLKNDFKLSETDLFDGTIYPLDCSITVLSGKEDELTDADCEAWERHTNQECTIHYFEGGHFFIKDYIEGITGIINSTLSAHRL
- a CDS encoding glycosyltransferase family 1 protein, producing MKNLLSFSDLHLNPDFFCFSHLRWDFVFQRPQHLMNRFAENSRVFFMEEYVIDDTTDPFMELRTPAPNLCVATPHVKPGMTADEIDSCLKLFLDQLMQKYIVRDYVSWYYTPMALSWSSHLQPSVMVYDCMDELSLFKFAPVELTQREKTLMSLADIVFTGGESLYRLKRSQHPRVYAFPSSIDQEHFAKARQPLPEPLDQQPIPYPRLGFFGVLDERLDIPLLTEMAALRPSWHFVLTGPVVKIEKESLPQAPNIHYTGMKTYNELPAYISNWNVALILFALNDSTRFISPTKTPEYLAAGKPVVSTPIHDIIATYGEKGLVHIAGDTAGFIAAIEAALLQDRDKNWLKPVDEYLSGISWNQTWADMVHLICQILIEKSPENKPVNLSSYV